The following coding sequences are from one Lolium rigidum isolate FL_2022 chromosome 6, APGP_CSIRO_Lrig_0.1, whole genome shotgun sequence window:
- the LOC124663393 gene encoding cold-regulated 413 inner membrane protein 1, chloroplastic-like codes for MSISLRLAVPPSAQPPTLRRRQLNPRARCSNAVAAAIAPVASLRPPRALRGAAPRPADPWWRRRGDAAVCSASAHVSAETMQWASVGAAALLMLAKGTSVHKSFLVPFVALQAPSEVIAWIKGDYGQWTAFLGLLLRLLYFIPGELELPLSTMLFISIAPHQFMNLRGTQDSVILSLMIAAYLAFQHFTGARSVRKAFDRGAIVATLSIICITLIPLLFLF; via the exons ATGTCCATCTCCCTCCGCCTCGCCGTCCCGCCGTCGGCGCAGCCCCCCACGCTACGCCGCCGGCAACTGAACCCGAGAGCCCGCTGCAGCAATGCCGTCGCTGCAGCCATTGCGCCGGTTGCGTCGTTACGGCCGCCACGCGCGCTCAG GGGAGCCGCGCCTCGACCGGCGGACCCGTGGTGGCGCCGCCGAGGAGACGCCGCCGTGTGCAGCGCGTCAGCGCACGTCAGCGCCGAGACTATGCAGTGGGCGTCCGTCGGGGCCGCCGC TTTATTGATGCTTGCGAAGGGCACGTCTGTACACAAATCCTTCCTTGTCCCTTTCGTTGCTCTGCAAGCACCTTCTGAGGTCATCGCATGGATCAA AGGTGACTATGGTCAATGGACAGCTTTTCTTGGGCTTCTTCTGCGTCTACTGTACTTCATTCCAG GTGAACTGGAACTTCCCTTGTCGACGATGCTTTTCATTAGCATAGCTCCTCACCAGTTTATGAACTTGAG GGGGACTCAAGACTCTGTAATATTGTCCTTGATGATTGCAGCTTACCTCGCGTTCCAGCATTTCACTGgggccagaagtgttaggaaggcCTTCGATCGTGGAGCGATAGTCGCAACCTTGTCCATCATCTGCATCACGCTTATCCCTCTCCTGTTCTTGTTCTAA